The Sorghum bicolor cultivar BTx623 chromosome 6, Sorghum_bicolor_NCBIv3, whole genome shotgun sequence genome contains the following window.
ACCAACTACGGCATGGGGTCGTTGATGTGCGTGAGCAGCTGCTTCTTTTACGCGCTGTGGATCGTGGTGCAGGCGAAGCTGAGCAACGAGTACCCGTTCCACTACTCCAGCACCGCCCTGATGTGCATCATGATCTCGCTGCAGTCCGCGGTGTTCGCGATCTGCTTCGACAGGGACGCCTCGCAGTGGAGACTCAAGTTCAACATCAGGCTACTCTCCTGCGCATACTCGGTAGTCATTGTTTGTTatttggctggctggctggctggatgTGAGAGGCTGATGACATGCATTTTCGCGTCTGGCTGCAGGGCATTTTCGCGTCGGGCATCGCGCTGGTGATCATGGCGTGGTGCGTGAAGCAGCGCGGGCCGCTGTTCGTGTCCGTGTTCAGCCCGCTGATGCTGCTGATGGTGGCGGTGCTGAGCTCGCTGCTGCTGGGCGAGAAGCTGCACCTGGGCACGGCGCTGGGCGCGGTGCTCATCGTCATGGGACTCTACGCCGTGCTCTGGGGCAAAGGACGCGAGGCGGCTGCGGAGGCGGCCAAGGTCAGAGTCAGCGACCACCCCGCCGCCACCACGGAGGTCAAGGACAACAAGCAGCACGTCAGCGTCGTGGTGCCTCCTCCCGCAGCAAACTCCGTCTGATCTCATGTGTACGTGATCGGTCGGACGGCGTGACAGCACTATGTTGTTGGCGCCTTGCCGGCCGGGGTACGGTAGCTAGTCACCCCTTCTCTTTAGCGACGGCGACGCATGCATGCACGgggtgaaaaaaaataaataaatactacTAGTATGTACGACGATATATGCTTCGATTCCTCCATTCCCACACAGTCTCTTCTAGTATACTCAAGGTTGAATTATTGCTTCTTTGAAGGCGACATGCTATTGAAGTAGTATTTTTCAGCCACCAGCATCAGCCGAAAAAACAGCCTACTACTAAACTTGCTTCATCACCACCCACGCGACCCAGGTTCAACTATATATacacgcgcacacacacacacaaggcCTGCTTGGAACACAAAAGTTTCCTTATAcgtaaaaaaaacaaacaaaaaattcTCATTAACTTATTAATtcaattttaaataaattttatttcacCCATAAGATACAGGAATGGGGAAAACTTCCCATGTTCCAAACGACGCCTGGCAATGGGCTACAGCTACACCTCGGCCTCCTCCCACAGGCCTAGGGAGTGCCATCTCATTCACAACAGCAAAACAACGGACGCTAGACATCCTTTCATTACTCCACACAGCTAGTTACTTGGGTAGACGAAGACCCATGAAGCCACACGGTATACGTATGGACGCTCATTTATAAATTAATAACAAAAAAGGAGTACAAGTAGGAAAGCAGTATAGGGTAGTGACATTGTTCTCAATTCCAAGGTTCGCACACAATATCAAGCGTTTCGACTTATTAAAATCACGCTCAATCCAAGACGCCCCGATAAATAGTTGCTTGCAATCTACTGCCTCAAGCTTTGCAAGATGTACTGCGCATACAGATCCCTGCGATCAGATCAAAAAGTATGTGTTACTGAGTCACATAGGCATTTTCATTCTCAACAAACACCACAAAGGGGAGGGGAAAATAACTGAAGAATGCACTTTTGTAACAGAGTAGCAAAGGTTCAGTGTCAAGCTGAACTTACATGGAGTACTGAATGGCATCTCGAGCTGTGGTCGCAGGCAAGAATGCATCGACAGCAACCTCTTTGTTCTCATTTTTCTTGTCTGGAAGATGTCGCTAAGGAAGCTTATACCTGTGGAAGCGATCGTCCCAAATATACTAGAGCATGTGTAGTAAGAAAACAGTAGATGAATTAAGCAGGATACAATCTTCAAAGAAACGCTTGATCTCTTGCAGGCGGTGAGGAGACAGCTCACTGATGTCATTGTAGTGACGGTATTCAGGATCATCAGCACAGACTGCTATTATCTTGTCATCCTTCTCACCCTGACGATGCCCAACAAACATCCATAGTTAGAAACAAAGTCGAGGCAAAGTTCTTTTCCCTCTACCTCAAAGAGTGTTTAACTTGAAATACCTGGTCAATCATGGGCATAAGgccaattgctcttgctcggAGAAACGAACCAGGAATAACAGGCTCCTGCAGGAGATAAATCATCACAAGGTCATGACACTGCTCGTATGATATCACAAAAATTGGTGACAAATAACTGCAGTTGACGCAGCTATGGAGTAGCTGGTCAGTCTGAGAATGTGACAGCCTAATATATTAGCTATCATTGAACAGAAACATGGACCTTGTAATCCAAAGAGTGAATACTCTACGGTCTTCACAAATGCCCCCACATGACACAGACAAGTGGAAAAAGGAAAACTAACTAACCTGCATCAGGACCAACACATCCATTGGGTCATTGTCTTCACACAGAGTCCTCGGAATGAAACCATAATTGTGAGGGTATACAACCGATGAGTAGAGGACTCGATCAACCTGCCAAATTGTAGCATGCatcagaaagaaagaaaaaaaaattaaaatattacATTTCATCAGTGCGGACTCAAATCATTGCACAAGTACAAGAAATGCATGCTAGTTATGACATACTGTTATTGAGATAGAAAGTGATGATCAAGATGCAAGAAACATTGAGAGCAGAACATATACCTTAATCAGTCCAGTTTTCTTGTCAAGCTCATATTTAACTTTGCTTCCCTTTGTGATCTCAACAACCTGTGTATATAATGCAGTCACTGTCTGGAGCTAACTAGATTTGTTAAACATCGTAATAAAAAAAACATGCACTTATTTTTCCTCAACAAGCAAATTGTTGTCAACAGACTCATGTACCAGTACGTTGTAGATGCATCAAATGTTTTAGCAATACAAATATCTGTAACCAAACAACTAAATAGATTATTTGCATAATAATTGAAATGAAAGGAACATCCTGTCCTTTTGAAAGGCTAGAAATCTGTTTGGCTCGTCAATCAAGGAAGAACCATACAAATCGTTTGGGTAACCATGAGCCTAGCTATTTATGGTGATTTTACTAGAACCACATTTCTAGCTGCAATCTGAGAAgggataaaaaaaattaatagaAAGATACCACTCCTATGTCAACACATAAACGCCTGAAACAAaaacaatcctggcaagctGTCCTTCACAGTCTTGTACACTATTAGGGCTGAGGGAGTAAGATAGATTTATATTTGGGCAGTCAATAGAACTACCAATCCTGATCTGTAATCAACTATGATGGATCAGTTAATCATGGAGTCTTATTATGCATCATGGTACTCGTTTGGTAGATAGATTTTCTTTCTGTCCTTTATAATATTTCTACCACATACTAGAGGGTGGATGATTAATTGAACTTATGCAAATCAGGAAAACACCTGTTCCTACAATGGTACTTTTTCTTGTTTCAAgttcaaaacaaaacaaaagccCTGCCAACCTTTTTCCAACTGAATTAATTATACTAAACGTTCAGAACTAGTGGCAAAACTGTGGGCTGAACAACCATTCAGATGACAGAAATAAATATACAAATCATCAGCAAAATCATGAGCCGAACCCGCcttgtatttgacaaagttaACTATAGTAATCATTCGACACTAACAGCGAGATAACCCACCTTTTAGGTAATAGAATGATCGTACTAACTGTTCAACAGTTAAGGCAAACTCACTAGTCGAACTTGCCCTTCATGTGACAGAAATAATTATACCAACTAATTAACATTATGCCAAGATCGAGATTCAAGAGTAGAACTTGCCTTCTTCATAACTGAAATAATTACACTTACTGTTCAACACTAACAACGCTATCATGAGTTAAACTGCCTTTTATATAACAAGATTAATTATACTCATTATTCAATGGTAACGGCAAATACATGAGTTAAACCTACCTTTTGCACAACAAAATTAATTGCACTAATACTTCAACACTAATGGCACAATCATGCATCGGCTTCTGCTTGCAGAGTGAAAAATCATTTGGTAACTACTAACTGCTTTGGTAAAATCAGTTTGAATAAATGAGAAAGACTGATGCACCTAAAGTGTTGTATGTTGTTCCCAACAACTTCAGTCTGATTGAGATACCATACCGAGATAATGAGTGAGACTCGAGTGGCCAGAAAGCAGTACAAAATCACCACTACAGCTACATCAAAATCCCTCACCTTCCACTCAAAGGTTCCGAGAATCTAATTCCCTACAACAGCGAACATATATAATATAACATGTCAAATGGTTAGAAGACGATGATAGTACTTACAACATTGAATACAGCAGGAGCACCAGGACCTGCATCACCAAAATCACTTAGTGTATGCCTATTTGACAAAGGAGTTAGGAGAGCAAGAAAGGATAGTTGAGCCACGCACCGATCTCAAGATCATGCCACGGATGAGCAGCTACAGACCTCCTGGACAGAGAAGAGAGGATCCTTTCATTGAGCTTAGGGGTCCTCTTAGGCTGCTCAGCAGAAGCAGCAACCTTATCCTCTTCACTCATCTTCCTGTGGATAGAAAAGAACCAGAaatttaaaaacaaaaatgcatcCAGCGCAATCAACATTATTAGTATTAGTATTTTTGTTCACTGAGAAACATAAAGCAGCAATTTTCCACGGATGTAACACGCGAATCGATCAACCGCAGGAACCACAAGGAGGCTAGAACTGGTCCTAGAATCACACCACCAGACACCCAGTGGCATACGAAATCCATGAGGCAACAAGAATATGCAGGGAGGCAGAAGATTTTGCCCAGGCGACCAATCCCAGCCGTCCACCTGCGATCCAACGGCCTCGGTCCTTCCCTTCATCCTCCAGTGCGGCGGTCGCTCTCTTGAGCCTCCCGAGTCCCGACAGAAACACGAGTCCAGCAGCCACTTGCTCCCCAGCCCCGCCCCGCCATCCAGCACCCGTCGCCGGCGGCGGAGAGCTGCCACCGGCTCCGCCCCTGCCACGGCAACCGCTCCGATCAAACTACCCCAccccagcgggggggggggggggggcggacGTATCCAcagccggcggccggcggcggcggcaccccGCCAGTCCGCCCTTGCCTCCCTCCTGCCCGCCTTCCGATCTAAGATCGGCAGCCATGGATCTCACCGGAATAAGTCCCCCTTCCTCCCCAGCAGCGATGGAGTCGCGCAGTCGCCTGAAAATTGGTTGGGACGGGATCCTCACCTGCGGTCGGAGACGGCGATCGGCAGCGGAGGCGGAGTGGAATGTGGAAAGTGGAAAGGAGCGATCGGTGGCTCTGCTCGATTATCTCCCTCTCTCCTTTGTCCTTTCCTTTCCACCGGCCTCTGTTGGCTTTTCACTTAATAACCCCCCGTCTTTATTCTCTTTTTCACTTATCACCCCATCCGTTCATTCTCTTTTCTGGTATGGTCCCCGTGTGCGGTGGAGATAAACCGGGAATGTCCCATCAAGATATGGGTGTTAGTATTTCTTAAGTAAATAAAGTAGAGTCTTTTTAGATTCACCAACTAAACTTTATCTGGTTCAAATAGGGATTCAAATGGTCAAGTTAAAAGAttagctaaagtttagctaaaCTTAGCTACTTCaacctaagagcatctccaaagattttgcataattgagttggcatttgttgttgtttgcaaaTTCCCAAAACAAAATacaaagtctaaaaataggtcatctccaagTGTTTTGCATTATTGAGCCGGCAATTAGCCAAAGTGGACCCAGCCACGATTTTTTTCCTTTGCGCGCGCTCACGATCGTCTTCCCGTGCGACTTTCCTTCGCATGCGTAAAGTCGCTCGCGATCGGCAATGGACGGCGGCGGGTGGGGAGGGAGTTTCTGCGCGATATGGAGTCGATCGCGATCGGCAGTGGACGACGGCGCGTGGAGGGCCGGTGCTCGCGATGGAGTCACTAGCTACTACGATCGGCTGTGGACGGCGGTGCGTGGAGGGCCGGGGGGTTTCTGTCGCGATCGATGGACCATATATGGCGCGAAGAAAGTCCGGATCGCGCGGCTTgacatatatgccaagtttgctctctcatttgccaagttggcCAAAAtacaaactccaaatgcaaaaccattggatacctctttttgtgatttttggcaaattacaagaatgcaaagtccaaatgcaaaacccttaGAGCTCTAACTAAAGTTTAGTTGAGTCTATTAACCAAGGATCCAAAACATCTTGGTTTAGGTGGCTAAAGTTTAGCTTTGAAATTTTAATTAGCTAAACTTCAGTTAGTTGGATCGAAACAGGACAATGTTCCCCCAAGCTTAGTATCAGTCTAGATAACACGTTAAATGAATATTAGCTTCGATGTACTTCCCAAAGAAGTTTGACAATTGAATTTACCCTTTAACgagattttcttttctttcctctgTATACATATTTAGTTTTGTTTTCAAAATTTATGAGGTTGGAGTGGACAGGTATAACTTATTTATAAGGCCCATTTGATGGAGCTCAGCTATGAGCTAGAGCCAAACAAAGATGATTCATCACATCTTTACTTTTTTTCTTACTTGCATGTTTCTATGCATGAATAATTAAGATAAGATGCTCagattttctataaattttgcaTTTTGTTATATCTTACTCTATCTTTTTAAATAGCTTTTCACATGAGCTGAGGCTGCCAATAAATTTCTGTTCTTATGGAGCCTAAAtgtttaattttttaaaaaaaaaagaaaaagggaaaaacTGCGGTTATGATTAGGTCTCGAATGAAGTACATATTCACTTGAGCTTATTAGCTGAATCAGCCAGCCATTCAgtggtgtttttctctcacaataaatcagcaaggTAAGGCTAGGGCAAAGGTAAGGCCTACACATTCCTCCTCTTATTTCCAACTTCCAACTTGCATCAAAATGttcttttattatttccttcattttaaattataggtcatttttatttttttagatacaTAATTTTTATTATACACctaaatcttggagagtcaaagttttttaagtttgaccaaatttatatagcaaaataataacatttttggtacaaccaagtatcattagattctttgttagttatattttcatagtgtacttATTTTATAACATAAatttttatatttctctctatatttttggtcaaatttgaaaatgctttgactctccaagattcttggaatggcttttataatttagaatggaaggAGTAATAAGTTGATCGGGCTCCTCTTTGATGGGATGAAGCCAAATACTCTATCCATTATCTAGAAAAGATCAACATGACTACCCAAACATGGGCAACGTGACATGTTGTTAGATTCAATACTAGAGATGCCACAACCACAAAATGAATAATTTCTTGGGAGAAAGAAGATCGAAATAAATCAAGGTCGTGTTCGGTCTAAAGTTGTTGTTAGAGAAGCAAAATCAAATTAGCTGACAAAAAATGCACGATTATCAAGAGTGCACTAGCAACAAAAGACATGGTTGAGAATGCTAGAAATGCAATGGCTAGATGGTGGTATGATGCTAATATACCTTTCAATGCAGCTAATTCCCCTTACTATCAGCCAATAATGATAGATGCAGTTACAGCTATTGATTCAGGTACCCTAACTGAAGTTCAGATGAGCCTCAATGAAGAAACTATCTGAAGAGAACTGaacctggaggaggaggaggaggaggaggaggaggatggaGGTGGCCCGGTGGTGGGCTCGGAGTTTGACGGGGGCGTGCGTGCGGTGGCGAGGGCGAGCGAGCGTATGGAACGGAATGCGCACGGGCGCGGTGGCCGGCGGTTTATAGGCAGAGGAGGCCGGACCCGAGTACGCTGCCGACCATGTCTCGTGGACTCAACATATGGAGCATTGGCCCCGTGGGCTGAACGGGTGCGACGGCGGCAACCTGACTTAATTTTAGTGTCGCGAGATGGCATTCACGTGCGAGGACAgtcttttcttttcttgtttctttgttttttcCGATTTCCCATCGTACATGGTCTTTTTTCCCTTTCTTTTATTTCCATTTTTTcctttaatttatttttattctttttttcttttcacgtttttttgcttctttctttatattttttttattccgTTAGATGTTtgtatcttttttttatttcctaTTAAATATTAAGTTTTGAATTTGTTTATTTGCTCCATAATGTATTATGAATTATTTTCATAGTATTCTAGAGATGATCAAAAAGGCATTCACGTGCGAAGACATTTGCGATATGTCTTCAACGTTTGTATGAGAGTTACCGAAACATTTTACTTTGTTTTTCTATAAAATATTTTGTGTATTTGTGATGTGTCTTCTGCATTTGTGTGTGGGTCATAACAACACATTTAGTTTTGTGCGGGCTGCCAAAGGAGATTTGCCGAACAGCTATGATTCAGAAAACGCTGCCTCAATTTTTTGCACATATAGGGAGCTTCTTCAGATTGTCACCAGCATACTCACAGATGAATGTGCAAGCGCGGATTGGAACCCAGGACCGGACACCCGGCCCCATCCCCAATTAGTACCCAGTCCAGAAGAAGTTAAGACCCCACTAAGTTCAGTTCTGCACATGAACAATTAGCGTCACTAGGCAAACACACGCTGCGACTAGGACGTATACACTTGCAGCTTTGTAAGGTTTTTGTCTTGCTGATCGAGTGgcctaggccgtgtttagttcaccccgaaatacaaaaagttttcaagattctccgtcacatcgaatcttgtggcacatacatgaaacattaaatatagacgaaaacgaaaactaattacacagtttgtctgtaaatcgcgagacgaatcttttgatcctagttagtttatgattggataatatttgtcaaataaaaacgaaagtgctacattagcgaaatccgaaaaaatttcggaactaaacaaggccctatctTGAATATAGTACTCCACTGCAGTAACATATAGGCTATAGCGGCAGCTATAGCGGGAGATTTAAAACTATGTGATGCAGTAAATAAGTTTAGCGGTATTACAGTCATTTTCAGCCACAGAAGTTAATCAAACTATCGGAATGTATGAGCGGTGAAAATGACAGATATGAGAATTACAACATTTCATTTCTTAAGCACATGCAGGAAATTTCAGACACATGGGGAAAAGCATATCCACTCCAAGATGTGATCATTTCGATTTTGAAAGACCATGTGCCCGGCCACAACTTGAGGGCTGGGCTTCTAGCTTGCCCATTCTCCTCCGGTCCACCGAGGATTGGGTCGGGCCGTACGATTGCTGCGCCTTGGAGCTGCCTGGTCATACTCATACGATCGACATGGCTGTGTTACCAGAAGCTGATGAGTTTGGAGTGCAGAAGCTTATGTAAGGAACaacgctgtcgtcgtcgtcgccacaGTAGTTGTTGGCTACCTTGCTGACATGGCTAGAATTGATGTCTATGCTGTATAGCCCATCGGTCGTCCTCATGAACAGGAATCGGCTGTTGGCAGTGGCACCACCACCGAAGCCATTCACCCGAAGCGAGTTGTTGATGAGCGCAGCACCATCTGAACCTGAAGAAGAAGGGAGCACCTTGTGAAGATCAATGACTCTTGTTTGGACAAAACCTCCCTCGATCTCCACCATTCACCATTGACCACAGCTCTAGTTGGTACTGATGATccgtgttgttgttgttgttggcaATGGCAACAAATCCCAGCCCCAGCCCACCATCATCATCAGTCAGGAGCACAAGGCCGGCGCCTCGTCGTCGTTGTAGCAGACGACCATGGAATTCAGACGACCGTATGTCAATCGTAGATACTTCCTGTGTGGCCAAGTCGTACTCCACCACCTCGTCCTTGCAATGAACCAAGAAGTAGAGTGTGCTGCCGACGAGGACACCGGGCGTCTGCCTGAGTAGGCCGGCCGAGAGACCTGACGGGCTCGGGGCGCTTAAGAACGTCTAGGTCGCTCCACGCAGCAGCTTGAGACGAGTAGACGCACCGGTAGATGACATAGGACTGGACGTCCATGACGACCACCAGGAAAGGTCCCCGGTGGCAGTCGAGGTGGTCACAGTCGTCGGTGGCGGCGCAGGCCACGGCCGCCGTCCAATGGTACCCAAGCATCGTCTTGCTGAACTTGGGCTTGGGTACTTGTTGCTGCTCGTCCGTGACGGGGTCCCAGACGGAGAGGCCATGCCCATAAGGAGAACGATCGCTCCGGCGGAGAAGGACGCGGCCGTGGCGGGCGTCGATGGCGCGCCAGCCGTAGTAGCACCGCCGGCTGTTGGCAGCGTGTGCCGTCGGGCCCGGGCGGAAGGAGGTCGTGGGGACAAAGCATGCCGTCGTCGGCTCTCGCAGGATGCGTGCGCGCTTGCTGATACGACCCTGGTCTTCGTCGGTGTCGTCGTCTTCTCTGACCTGCTGCTGCTTGGTGGTGCTGTTGTAGAGCACGCCGAGCAAGGGCGGGGCCGCAGCCGCACCGCCCCCcgcgcggtggaggtggtggaacTCGCGGAACCTGCGGCGGAACGCGGCGCCGGAGACGAGGCGGCACCAGGGCTTGCAGACGAGGGCGGCGCGGACGAGGCTCGCGGGATCGCCCGGCGGGAAGCGGACAAGGATCTCTTCCACGAGCTCATCCATCAACTCCGGCGGCGGCATCATGCTGTCTGCTAGCTCCTTGGTGGCGATATGACGCTGGATCGATCGGTGGCCGATCGTTGGGCGGATGGATGTGATGTGAGGAGCGAGAGCGAGAGAAGAGATCGATCTTGGTTGGTTCTTGGATCGAGAGGAGACCACCTTATATATATTAAGAAGACGTAGTACATGAATCTTCGGAATTGGGTGGTGAAACCTCCCCTCCCCGCCCCGCTGGCTGGATTACGATCCGGATCGAAATTGATTTGAGGGCCGTTGCCGAGACGTACGGTACGCCTTCTCCTCTCCCTGGACGTGGACCCCCTCCCCGTCTTTGCCGGCGACCATTTTCCTATTGGATTGGGCCACGCGAGATGGCTTGCTGGGCCTGGTTTGCTTggcctctctctttctctccatTTCTTCTACTATCTCCTATTTTCTACACACAACCACATACACACATATATTTATTAGTTATAAATATTCTCAGAAATATTTCTAAGTATTTGATTAACAAATCAAAATATCCATAAAATCCAACTCACAtttatattaattaattaaatgcataTGATCTTTATTGCTAAGAAAATGAAAGGAAAGAAGACACTCTTGGGTGGAGATTAATTAATCCAAAGAGACTGTCAAATATAGTGCACACTCATAATTACAAAGTGGTTGGTGAGTAGTTTGCGTGCCTTTTTTGTTTGTCCGCGCGCATGCTTTCAAACACTTTCTCTCCATGTACCAATTTATTTTGTTGCCTACATGTTTCTATGCATAAAAAATAAAGACTTTCCATGTTTTATATAAAACCATCAGATCAAATAGCTTATATTTCTAAGTTATGTTATCACCTAAATTTCTGTCCTTGTGAAGATAAAGACAAGCAAACTTTTTTGCGTGTTCAAGAAAAAAATGCATAAATTAAAATAagcaaagcaaaaaaaaaagaagaagtgaGTCACGATTTTTTGAAAGGGGAAGTGAGTCACGATTAGTTAGTTGTCATATAAGAATGTTGTACATACAGCTATTCCTTGTGTCTATAATGAGGTTAGTTTCAGTGGCGGATTTAGGATTTTAATTATGGAGGTACGAATACAAATAATATAGTTTATCAACATGAACATAATATAATTAGATTACTAAACGATGATAAAATAGTTGTGAATATAGAGTGTTGAGGCTGTTGTATGGGCTGAGCAGACTAGCAATTGTATATAACAATgtattatacatatatatgttaTTAAAGGGTATATATATTAGatgtttttcaaaaaaatttgggggGACAGCTGTACCCCCATGCTACTACTGTAGATCCGCCCCTGGTTAGTTTTCGGGGCAAGGGTAGTGTAAATCATAAACATTTCCTCCCCTAATTCCATTCAGTTTTTGCATCTGAATGTTTGTTAgtagtagtattttcgtttataaTTCTTGGCTATACGTTAGAAACTAACGGTGTGAAAGAAAGTGGTAGAGGCACTGTGCGTGTGCATAGGATGCGTAGTCGTCGCAGTGTAGAGAAGACAGAAGAGGTGGGCGTGGCGTCTGACACTGTGAGTGTGACTGACCCGAAGCCGGAAGGGAATCGGACAAGGGTTCGTTTGGTTGGCGTGTTAAAATTTAGAAGTActttagtatttttattttatttggaaaTTGATGTTTAATTATAGGTTaattagtcttaaaagattcgtctcacaaattgctCTTTATTTGTATTTtgtagttttataaatagtctatatttaatacttcatgcatatgttcaAACAtttgatatggtaagtgataaatTTTAACAAGAGCAACCAAACGGGGTTACATTCTTACTgtcctctcctcttctcttgtGCTGGCCGGCCATTTTGACTCTGACAAACACTTTTCCTTGCTTGATTTGTTGAAGGAGTACTGACTACTGTGTCTGCAATTCAGCATGCATGATTGCTCGCCGTGCATTATGCCAACTGATCTCGCTTGCTTTGCTTGATGTaataattttgtttgtatttggtaattattatctaatatttactaattaggtttaaaaaatttatctcacaaattatagataaactgtataattggttattttttttctatatttaatacttcatatatgtACTGTAAAATTAATTTAATGTGACtgagaaattttaaaaagtttttagtttctaggtgtaactaaacaaggccttaatggcTGAGAAGGAGCAAGCTGAAAACACCCTCTCACAGCTGACAATCCCCCTATAGGATTGTCATTTCTGAAGCTCATGTCGCTAGCGTTTTGATAATCTCCGTTGAGGACGCCCTATAGGATGTTGCAATGCAACGACAGGGAACGCAAGCACAGCCAATTCTCGTTCACTCCACTCATCACCATGACCATGagccaggcaggcaggcaggccgtCCAGAAGGGACCAAGATCATGAGATGCTGTGTTGTTACCATGTATCCATGCATCTCACTCTCACCCCactgatggatggatggatggcgaTGAGCTCGAGCTGAGCTGGTGCGTGGGTGCTGTGGCAAAAGCCCTGCCAAAACCAACCCCCTCCTCGGCTTCGGCTCCTCACTTCCATTTCCATTTCCACCCAGACGGCATCTGCATTGTCCACGCCCGCCCGCCCATCCTCTTCCTCCCACCCCACGCCGTGCATCTGTCGCGCGCACC
Protein-coding sequences here:
- the LOC8076505 gene encoding WAT1-related protein At1g68170, with protein sequence MAACAGAGPVLGMVVFQILFAGLNIFYKLAVSDGMDLRVLIAYRYLFASAFLAPLAYFLERKTRTKLTWRVLMLSFVCGLSGGTVAQNLYIAGMKLTSATFASATTNLLPAWTFVIALVFRYERLDIRAFSSQAKVTGTLLSIGGAMLLTLYKGVDITPWHSHLNLVATLAQRHGGQVGASAMASKTNYGMGSLMCVSSCFFYALWIVVQAKLSNEYPFHYSSTALMCIMISLQSAVFAICFDRDASQWRLKFNIRLLSCAYSGIFASGIALVIMAWCVKQRGPLFVSVFSPLMLLMVAVLSSLLLGEKLHLGTALGAVLIVMGLYAVLWGKGREAAAEAAKVRVSDHPAATTEVKDNKQHVSVVVPPPAANSV
- the LOC110436320 gene encoding soluble inorganic pyrophosphatase, giving the protein MSEEDKVAASAEQPKRTPKLNERILSSLSRRSVAAHPWHDLEIGPGAPAVFNVVVEITKGSKVKYELDKKTGLIKVDRVLYSSVVYPHNYGFIPRTLCEDNDPMDVLVLMQEPVIPGSFLRARAIGLMPMIDQGEKDDKIIAVCADDPEYRHYNDISELSPHRLQEIKRFFEDYKKNENKEVAVDAFLPATTARDAIQYSMDLYAQYILQSLRQ